The following are from one region of the Pseudorasbora parva isolate DD20220531a chromosome 12, ASM2467924v1, whole genome shotgun sequence genome:
- the LOC137094558 gene encoding potassium voltage-gated channel subfamily A member 2 gives MTVATGDPSDEAAAHPGLPQDYDLGTDQDCCERVVINISGLRFETQLKTLSQFPETLLGDPKKRTRYFDPLRNEYFFDRNRPSFDAILYYYQSGGRLRRPVNVTLDVFSEEIRFYELGEEAIEIFREDEGFIKEEERPLPENEFQKQVWLLFEYPESSGPARIIAIISVMVILISIVSFCLETLPIFHSDEEKIEKVHISGTNTTTIYTSNYFTDPFFILETLCIIWFSFEFLVRFFACPSKASFFVNIMNMIDVVAIIPYFITLGTELAEKAEDGQQGQQAMSLAILRVIRLVRVFRIFKLSRHSKGLQILGQTLKASMRELGLLIFFLFIGVILFSSAVYFAEADEPESQFYSIPDAFWWAVVTMTTVGYGDMVPTTIGGKIVGSLCAIAGVLTIALPVPVIVSNFNYFYHRETEGEEQAQYLQVSAPKGDSQEELKGSRSGSTISKSDYIEIQEGVNNSNEDFQDENLKTANCTLANTNYVNIKKMLTDV, from the coding sequence ATGACTGTGGCCACGGGCGACCCCTCAGATGAGGCGGCAGCACACCCTGGTCTTCCTCAGGACTACGACCTCGGAACAGATCAGGACTGCTGTGAGCGAGTGGTCATCAACATCTCGGGTCTGCGTTTCGAGACACAGCTCAAAACCCTTTCGCAATTCCCCGAAACATTACTGGGGGACCCCAAGAAGCGCACAAGGTACTTTGACCCGCTAAGGAACGAGTATTTTTTTGATAGAAACCGCCCCAGCTTTGACGCCATCCTATATTATTATCAATCGGGCGGAAGGTTGCGGAGACCTGTCAATGTCACGTTGGACGTGTTCTCGGAAGAGATCCGTTTTTATGAGCTTGGAGAGGAAGCGATTGAGATATTCAGGGAGGACGAGGGTTTTATCAAGGAGGAGGAGCGGCCGTTGCCTGAAAATGAGTTTCAGAAACAGGTCTGGTTGCTGTTCGAGTATCCAGAAAGTTCTGGGCCAGCCAGGATTATAGCAATCATATCAGTCATGGTCATCCTCATCTCCATTGTCAGCTTCTGCCTGGAAACCTTGCCCATCTTCCACAGCGATGAAGAGAAGATAGAAAAAGTCCACATTTCCGGAACTAACACCACAACCATTTACACATCTAACTACTTCACAGACCCTTTCTTCATTCTAGAGACGCTATGCATCATCTGGTTCTCCTTCGAGTTCTTGGTGCGCTTCTTTGCCTGCCCTAGTAAAGCCAGCTTCTTTGTGAACATAATGAACATGATTGATGTGGTGGCCATCATTCCTTACTTCATTACATTGGGAACGGAGCTGGCGGAGAAAGCGGAGGACGGGCAACAAGGGCAACAAGCCATGTCTCTTGCAATACTGAGGGTCATAAGACTCGTACGAGTCTTCAGAATCTTCAAACTTTCCCGTCACTCAAAGGGACTTCAGATTCTTGGCCAAACCCTCAAAGCCAGCATGAGAGAATTAGGTCTACTTATCTTCTTCCTCTTCATCGGAGTTATCCTCTTTTCTAGCGCCGTCTACTTTGCAGAAGCAGACGAACCCGAGTCGCAATTCTACAGCATCCCGGATGCCTTCTGGTGGGCTGTGGTTACGATGACAACCGTTGGTTATGGAGATATGGTGCCCACAACCATAGGAGGGAAAATTGTCGGATCTCTCTGTGCCATCGCTGGTGTCTTGACCATTGCCCTTCCCGTGCCCGTCATCGTCTCAAACTTCAACTACTTCTACCATCGAGAAACAGAAGGCGAAGAGCAGGCACAGTACCTCCAGGTTAGCGCCCCCAAAGGCGATTCCCAAGAAGAGTTGAAGGGAAGTCGAAGTGGATCCACCATCAGCAAATCTGACTACATCGAGATCCAAGAAGGTGTCAACAACAGCAATGAGGACTTTCAGGACGAGAACCTCAAGACAGCCAATTGCACTTTAGCCAATACAAATTATGTAAATATCAAAAAAATGCTGACAGATGTCTAG